From the genome of Leptodactylus fuscus isolate aLepFus1 chromosome 1, aLepFus1.hap2, whole genome shotgun sequence, one region includes:
- the LIF gene encoding leukemia inhibitory factor gives MQLVAGVVQLLIFQHLALLMARAKSLNDANKCNDSITSIMSQIHSLIMTMQSYAKERFDIYSNSQNFNNLNVITLCHPEHKEFPKFSLSSSNSEEDTLTQMYKIFHYMNAAMGNITQEQMNLNPKNKNLHSHLNASKGEIAAVISNLSCVLNKRYSVPKIDLHYTMNPSHKIMIQKANGCKILWKYKHFLKQAVNITSDWENKGEYTQDRSSDKQTPGHR, from the exons ATGCAGCTTGTGGCAG GGGTTGTGCAACTACTGATCTTCCAGCACTTGGCTCTGTTAATGGCAAGGGCAAAGTCATTAAATGATGCGAACAAATGCAATGACAGCATAACCTCCATCATGTCACAGATCCACTCACTGATAATGACAATGCAATCGTACGCCAAGGAACGCTTTGACATTTAT aGCAACAGTCAAAACTTCAACAATCTGAACGTCATCACACTGTGTCATCCAGAACACAAAGAATTCCCTAAATTCAGTTTAAGTAGCTCTAATAGTGAAGAGGATACACTGACTCAAATGTACAAGATATTTCATTACATGAACGCAGCTATGGGAAATATTACTCAGGAACAAATGAATCTGAATCCTAAAAATAAGAATTTGCACTCACATCTGAATGCAAGCAAAGGAGAGATAGCAGCTGTTATTTCAAACTTGTCTTGTGTTCTCAACAAAAGGTATTCAGTGCCTAAAATAGATCTGCACTATACAATGAATCCTTCACACAAAATAATGATACAAAAGGCAAATGGATGCAAAATACTTTGGAAATATAAGCACTTCTTGAAACAAGCAGTAAACATCACAAGTGACTGGGAGAACAAAGGAGAGTACACTCAAGACCGTTCTTCTGATAAACAAACACCAGGTCACAGGTAA